Below is a genomic region from Candidatus Methanomethylicota archaeon.
TGCCTTCCCACAAACATGCAAATTCATCAATAAAACACTTACGCACAAACAACACCCATCACATTTGAAAGCATAATTTAATTGACGAGTATAATTAGAGGGTCATCTACCCTTAAATCGCAATTCTTAAATAATGATAATCCCCAAGAATATTTTTGAGTGTTGTCTCATGTTTTTTGGGAAATTTAATAATGATATATTTAGTGCCTTGCTATTGCTGATAATGGTTTTCAATGCTATTTGTTTGAGTTTTAACTTGGCATCCAGCGTAAATGCCGAGACTATGCCACGTGCCTACATTATTCATGTTAATGAGAAGAATTGGATTGCATCACATCAATTGGTTAATTTACTTTTAAGATCCAAGATACCCGTCTATTGGGTTTCAAAAAGCTTTGTGTATGATGGGGTAACATATAGTGAAGGTGATTTCATAATCCCCATTACAGTTACACCCATATACTCAGCCGCGCCATCAAGTGATGAAATAAATGCTTTAACAATCTTCCTCGCCAGCAAATTAAACGTAACACTAGTGCCAGTCACCAAGGATATTGAAGTCACAGTTTACCTTTTGAGGCCTGTTAAAATAGCCGTTTACGGCGGTCATGGAGCCCTCCCCACACCATACGTTGAATTATTCAGCACCCTCGGATTCCTAACAGAATACGTTGACGACAATGACATAAGAGCCGGATTACTAAAGAATTTTGATATACTCGTTATGCCCGGTGACGGTTCTGACAGCGAGCTACTTACACTGGGAGTTGAAGGTGGACAGAAAGTTCAAGAATTCGTTGCCTCTGGTGGAGGATACATATCAAGCTGCGCCGGCTCATGGGCCGCTGCATTAGGAGTCCCAGGATGGGACATATCCTACAATCTACAGTTAATTAACGCTAAATTATGGAATGTAATTGAAGGCGCAGGAACCTTCAAAAAACTTTACCCTGGAATTGGAGTAATGATATTCAAAAACACTAATCCAACACACCCAGTAATGTGGGGAATCCCAGAAACCTTCGAAATGGTTTGGTGGCAGGGACCAATATTCGAAATAGCCTCCAACGTATTACAATATGCCTCCAAAGCTGAGGGATTAGTAGTTCAATATAGTTTCACGGAAAAATTCACGGCAGCCGAATACTACACCAACCTTAAAGCCCAAATGGAAAAGGGCTTTACTGGGACAACCGTCTACAATGCACTGGTAGGCAATAAGCCTGTAGTGGTTTCAGGAACTTATGGGCGTGGAAAAGTAGTCCTATTCGGCCCACACCCAGAATTCAAAACAGAATTAGTGCTAAACGGCTTCTCATACATTCCCGGAAGAATGCCAATAAACGCTGCACTATGGATGTCATCCACAGGTCCATACACCCTCTCAATCAGCAGTGGCTCAATAGTTGCATCGACAATAGCACCATTACCAGAAAGCCTCACAATAAACCATGTGAAAACTGATTGGCTTACGACAGAAGCTGTGATAGGCTTAGATAAAGCATTAAGCAACAAGAACCTCATACTAACAAGATTAAACGAATTACGTGGACTCTACACAAGCAATCCAAATCCACCATGGACGAAAACTCCCACATCATGGTTTGACGGATCATGCTTCGGAATGAACTCAACTGAGATGCTTAAATACTATATAAACAAAATACCCGAATTATGTAGCGAATTCGAAAAATACTGCAACTACACCACCACAACAGTAAAGACGTTATGGGGAACCTATGACAAATTAACTGCATTGGAGAGCGAAGCAAGAAAATACGAATCCAAATACAATGTGGAGAATATACTCATGGAAATAAGTAATGTGAAGGAGAGAATAGTGCATTCACTATACCTAATAAATGAGGGAATAAACATGGCTCCAGGCCCAACAGTCACATACGGCGGAAAAGAGGGAGTACTATACCTAATGGATAAAGCAGCTTCACTCATGAAAATAGCAGTAGACAATTATATGGCTGAGAAAACCACATCCACCACCAACCCCCTAAGAAACATAGGCACATACGGCGCCGCAGGATGCATAGTACACGCACTAAACACACTCAGAGGAAGAACAGCATACGCCAACACAGAAAAACTATACGCAGAATACATCATAAACAAGGTTGGAAATGAATTAAATAGTATAAAGGCATTAGAGGATAAAGAAACTGAAACAAGTAAAACTATAAGTGGGACAAGTAACATAGTTAACGATATCCTCAACAGAATTAAGAACATTGAGGCATCATTCTCATGGCTCTATGGACTCGTAATCGCCATGGGCATAATAACTGCAATACTAACAACACTAACACTTCTAATAATTTCAAGGCGTCTAACGACATTAAAACTAAAACCCTAAACCACAATTTTTTTTATAACATACCCCAATACACATGTATGGTAGCTAATTTATGGATTCAAAGGTTAAAAACTCCATTGCCATAGGGTTCTCCATAATCTGCCTCTTAATAGCCATATACACATACCTCTTCGTTAAACCTCCAACAATACTGGGATTCATACCAATAATTCTATACAGCGTTCTAGTAATGCTGGGGTTCGACGTCGTCCTATCCACAGTAGCCGCCCTACTAATCATAATAGTGATGACTGGGCAAACACCCATCGACGTAGCTAAACTGTTCGCTGACAGCCTAGGAGCCTTCATAACCGTTGTAGGGCTAATCATAATCCTGGGAAGCGGCCTAGGACAAGTAGCCCGAGAAACTGGCGTCGTAACAACCCTCGTTAAATGGATCATTGAAAAGGTTGGAGTAAAAACACAAAATAGAGTTCAACTCGGCGTCATGATAGCCTCCACAACCCTAGTGGCACTACTCGGAACCCTAGCAGGCGCAAACGCCATACTAGCCCCAATAGTAATACCCATAGTCGCAGCATTAGGCTTCACACCACCAGCCCTCGCAGCAATGCTACACTCCGCAGGAGCATGCGGACTATTCATAGGCCCATTCACACCCCCAGTCGTAACCCTCACAGGAACCACAGGCCTCTCCTACACCGAATACCTAATGGTTGCAGGCATACCCATGGCGGCAACAACATGGATAGTTGGCTTTTTCATGGCTAGGTGGATACAGAAGAAGACCTATGGAAAAGCCGCATACGAAGAAGCTGAAGCCCTCAAACAACTCCCAGAACCCACCAAACAATCCACAAAAGCCACCTACGCCTTCATACTAACCATAGCCATAATGGTCATATATGGAATATACAGTAAAGCACCATACTCATACGCCATAGTAGTCATGCTCACCACATCCTTCATAACAGGCCTAGTGGGAGGGAAAAGGCCTCTCGAAATCCTCCAAGCCATCTACACAGGCGCATCAAGACTAATATGGCTATTCCTACTATTCTGGCTCTTCAACCCACTAATAACCCTAATGGGTAAAACAGGCGCCTACGACGCAATGCTCTCAGCAGCCACACCAATACTGAAAATGATAGGCCCATACGGCTTCTGCGTACTCGCACTATTCATAGGATGGCTAGGAGTATCAGGAGCAGCAGTAGCCCAAGTAGTCCTAGTCGACAGCAT
It encodes:
- a CDS encoding TRAP transporter large permease subunit, coding for MDSKVKNSIAIGFSIICLLIAIYTYLFVKPPTILGFIPIILYSVLVMLGFDVVLSTVAALLIIIVMTGQTPIDVAKLFADSLGAFITVVGLIIILGSGLGQVARETGVVTTLVKWIIEKVGVKTQNRVQLGVMIASTTLVALLGTLAGANAILAPIVIPIVAALGFTPPALAAMLHSAGACGLFIGPFTPPVVTLTGTTGLSYTEYLMVAGIPMAATTWIVGFFMARWIQKKTYGKAAYEEAEALKQLPEPTKQSTKATYAFILTIAIMVIYGIYSKAPYSYAIVVMLTTSFITGLVGGKRPLEILQAIYTGASRLIWLFLLFWLFNPLITLMGKTGAYDAMLSAATPILKMIGPYGFCVLALFIGWLGVSGAAVAQVVLVDSIFKPIVIALGIPSRVWVGVLLGSSQIDWFGPFPNADMVGQMGLARSKDLRMQLLNGWAIMAADILMFLILFAILLYW